The following are encoded in a window of Panicum virgatum strain AP13 chromosome 5N, P.virgatum_v5, whole genome shotgun sequence genomic DNA:
- the LOC120672069 gene encoding tetraketide alpha-pyrone reductase 2-like, which translates to MIQLNFLISLFFYRTENCKFDSHSHRSFVIGPALGPRPTSTILIVLAMLKGELGKYPNTTIGFVHVDDVVLCHVLAMEDARASGRLICSCDVAHWSEILGSLRERYPQYPIPTECSAQKRDDRPHRMDTGKIRALGFPPFLSVQQMFDDCIKSFQDKGLLP; encoded by the exons ATGATTCAACTGAATTTTTTgatctctttatttttttatcgGACCGAAAATTGCAAATTTGATAGCCATTCTCATCGTTCGTTCGTCATCGGCCCGGCGCTGGGGCCGAGGCCCACCAGCACCATTCTCATCGTCCTCGCCATGCTCAAAG GGGAGCTGGGCAAGTACCCGAACACGACGATCGGGTTCGTGCACGTGGACGACGTGGTGCTGTGCCACGTCCTGGCCATGGAGGACGCCAGGGCGTCCGGGCGGCTCATCTGCTCCTGCGACGTGGCGCACTGGTCGGAGATCCTCGGCTCGCTCCGGGAGAGGTACCCGCAGTACCCCATCCCCACCGAGTGCAGCGCCCAGAAGAGGGACGACCGGCCGCACAGGATGGACACCGGCAAGATCCGGGCGCTGGGCTTCCCGCCCTTCCTCTCCGTGCAGCAGATGTTCGACGACTGCATCAAGAGCTTCCAGGACAAGGGCCTCCTCCCATAG